One part of the Candidatus Cloacimonas sp. genome encodes these proteins:
- the mreD gene encoding rod shape-determining protein MreD, whose protein sequence is MIGKGIWSFILGLLFLYLQILVMPALAIWSVIPNILIPWLIYIVWTRPRDLALVLVFLIGLMLDTVNPMTFGFYAFVFCLLALAINEFRKPFEVESVVAKMLTIAIINLLFSIIQLLVYGVTFSFASPLLAKSLFGFGYNVLLSIVVFWGLQLLSKVRLSISND, encoded by the coding sequence ATGATTGGGAAAGGAATTTGGAGTTTTATTCTGGGTTTGTTGTTTTTATATCTCCAAATTCTGGTGATGCCTGCTTTAGCAATCTGGAGCGTTATTCCCAATATTCTTATTCCCTGGCTGATTTATATCGTGTGGACTCGTCCCCGAGACCTGGCTTTAGTTTTGGTTTTTTTAATAGGACTGATGTTGGATACGGTTAATCCGATGACTTTTGGCTTTTATGCTTTTGTGTTTTGTTTGCTGGCATTAGCGATTAACGAATTTCGCAAGCCCTTTGAAGTAGAAAGCGTTGTAGCCAAAATGCTTACAATTGCAATTATCAATTTGCTGTTTTCTATCATTCAATTGCTTGTTTACGGAGTAACTTTCAGTTTTGCCAGTCCGCTCTTAGCAAAATCGCTGTTTGGATTTGGCTATAATGTTCTGCTGTCCATAGTTGTTTTTTGGGGTTTGCAACTTTTAAGCAAAGTCCGGTTAAGCATTAGCAATGATTAA